A single region of the Pseudomonadota bacterium genome encodes:
- the dapA gene encoding 4-hydroxy-tetrahydrodipicolinate synthase: MTQFKGAYVAIVTPFTEGKVDKQELADLIEFQIAGGTHGIVPCGTTGESATLSHEEHHEVVEHTIKVVNRRVPVIAGTGSNSTSETIELTRHAKQAGADGALIITPYYNKPSQEGLYQHFKAVAEAVDIPIIMYNVPSRTSINMLPSTVARCAQIPNIVGIKEATGDLNQISDVIRLCPPDFIVLSGDDPTSMATVAIGGKGVISVTSNVAPADMSAMMNAALAGDYDGARKLHYKMVPLIKAMFFDTNPVPAKTALALMGKIKAANPRLPLYTMAPDTLDKLKQALTAYGLI; encoded by the coding sequence ATGACCCAGTTCAAAGGAGCCTATGTAGCCATCGTTACCCCGTTTACCGAAGGCAAGGTTGATAAACAGGAACTGGCCGACCTTATTGAATTCCAGATTGCAGGAGGCACCCACGGGATCGTACCCTGCGGCACCACCGGTGAATCGGCAACCCTGTCCCACGAGGAACACCACGAAGTGGTTGAGCATACCATCAAGGTTGTGAACCGGCGGGTGCCGGTGATTGCCGGAACCGGTTCCAACTCCACGTCTGAAACAATTGAACTGACCCGCCATGCCAAACAGGCAGGTGCCGATGGTGCTCTGATCATCACCCCTTATTACAATAAACCTTCCCAGGAAGGTTTGTACCAGCATTTCAAGGCAGTTGCCGAAGCGGTTGATATTCCGATTATCATGTACAACGTGCCCAGCCGGACCAGCATCAACATGCTTCCGTCAACCGTTGCCCGTTGCGCCCAGATCCCGAATATTGTCGGAATCAAGGAGGCGACCGGGGACTTGAACCAGATCAGTGATGTGATCAGACTCTGCCCCCCGGACTTTATTGTCCTCTCGGGAGATGACCCGACATCGATGGCCACTGTCGCCATCGGGGGTAAAGGGGTTATCTCCGTGACCTCGAACGTTGCCCCGGCAGACATGTCGGCGATGATGAATGCCGCGCTGGCCGGTGACTATGATGGTGCACGGAAACTGCACTACAAAATGGTCCCCCTGATTAAAGCGATGTTCTTCGATACCAATCCGGTCCCTGCCAAGACTGCTCTAGCCCTGATGGGCAAGATCAAGGCGGCTAACCCTCGTCTGCCTCTTTATACCATGGCGCCGGACACTCTTGACAAGCTGAAGCAGGCCCTCACAGCCTACGGACTAATTTGA
- the dapF gene encoding diaminopimelate epimerase, whose product MEFPIPFTKMSGTGNDFILIDNRNGTIRKDEMSHLARRVCRRQFSVGADGLILIENSDQADFRWHFYNADGSEAEMCGNGARCAARFAFSRDIAPASMKFETIAGLISAEMSGLSVKIRLTPPSDIIMARSIDVAGQQVEVHSINTGVPHAVYFVDDNSKSPVVEMGRLIRHHKLFEPAGTNVNFVQLPKEELYVRTYERGVENETQACGTGAVASALIAALHGHVTSPVKVRTSGGEQLIIHFTLLDVDPGLQQGIVAVQHEQRISEVFLEGPASFIYEGKILPEAL is encoded by the coding sequence ATGGAATTCCCGATCCCATTCACCAAGATGAGCGGCACCGGCAATGATTTTATTCTCATTGACAACCGGAACGGCACAATCAGAAAAGATGAAATGTCACACCTGGCCCGAAGGGTGTGCAGGCGACAGTTTTCCGTCGGCGCCGATGGGCTGATTCTGATCGAAAATTCGGACCAGGCGGATTTCCGCTGGCATTTTTACAACGCTGACGGCAGCGAGGCTGAAATGTGCGGCAACGGTGCTCGCTGTGCCGCCCGCTTCGCGTTCAGCAGGGATATCGCCCCGGCCTCCATGAAGTTTGAAACCATTGCAGGTTTGATTTCTGCCGAAATGTCGGGCCTCTCGGTCAAAATCCGTCTCACCCCGCCATCTGACATCATCATGGCCCGTTCAATTGACGTTGCCGGCCAACAGGTAGAAGTTCACTCGATTAATACCGGAGTTCCCCATGCCGTGTATTTTGTTGATGACAACAGTAAATCCCCTGTTGTTGAGATGGGGCGGCTTATTCGACACCACAAGTTGTTCGAGCCTGCAGGCACAAATGTAAACTTTGTGCAGTTGCCGAAAGAAGAACTTTACGTCAGGACCTATGAAAGAGGTGTGGAAAACGAAACCCAGGCCTGCGGCACCGGTGCGGTGGCTTCTGCCCTGATCGCCGCCCTGCACGGGCATGTTACTTCACCGGTAAAGGTCCGGACTTCCGGCGGAGAACAGCTGATCATTCATTTTACCCTGCTCGATGTTGATCCCGGTCTGCAGCAGGGGATTGTCGCAGTTCAACACGAACAGAGAATTTCCGAAGTTTTTCTGGAGGGTCCGGCAAGCTTCATCTATGAAGGGAAGATTCTGCCGGAAGCCCTGTAA
- the lysA gene encoding diaminopimelate decarboxylase, with protein sequence MNHFNFQHHELHCESVPVKKIAAEMGTPFYLYSAATLRHHFKAFDEPFQGMPHLSCFAVKSCSNLAILRLFATLGGGADIVSGGELFRALKAGIDPKKIVFSGVGKTREELAYGLKEKILQFNVESEQELDALQEVAASLGVTAPVSFRVNPDVDPKTHAYISTGLAKNKFGIPIQDAVKVYVKARGLNNIRIQGVSCHIGSQLTTVAPFIESLRKLKVFISTLFEQGIEITHLDLGGGLGIQYNLEEPPHPEEYAKAIREELGNLNCTLILEPGRVIVGNAGIMVTRVQYTKEGPTKKFVIVDAGMNDLARPSLYGAYHAILAVDAAKTDYQVADVVGPICETGDFLARDQQVPVCEQGDLLAVMSAGAYGFSMSSNYNSRPRAAEILVDGETFHTIRRRESYETLIRDEAIPDFLK encoded by the coding sequence ATGAATCACTTTAACTTTCAGCATCACGAACTGCACTGCGAGTCGGTGCCGGTAAAAAAAATCGCCGCGGAAATGGGCACACCTTTCTATCTTTACAGCGCCGCCACCCTTCGCCATCATTTCAAGGCATTTGACGAACCATTTCAGGGCATGCCTCATCTCAGCTGCTTCGCGGTAAAATCCTGTTCCAACCTGGCCATTCTCCGCCTGTTCGCAACCCTTGGCGGCGGCGCAGACATTGTCTCCGGTGGCGAGCTCTTCAGGGCGTTAAAGGCAGGCATTGATCCGAAAAAGATTGTTTTTTCCGGGGTTGGTAAAACCAGGGAGGAACTGGCATACGGTCTGAAAGAAAAAATTCTCCAGTTCAATGTTGAATCGGAGCAGGAGCTTGACGCTCTGCAGGAAGTTGCAGCCTCTCTGGGGGTTACCGCCCCGGTTTCCTTCAGGGTCAACCCTGATGTAGACCCGAAAACCCATGCCTACATTTCCACGGGGCTTGCCAAAAACAAGTTCGGTATTCCCATTCAGGATGCGGTCAAGGTCTATGTGAAAGCCCGAGGGCTAAACAACATCAGGATTCAGGGGGTCAGCTGCCACATCGGCTCCCAGTTGACTACCGTGGCCCCGTTCATCGAGTCACTGCGCAAGCTGAAAGTCTTTATAAGCACATTGTTTGAACAGGGAATCGAGATCACTCATCTCGATCTGGGGGGCGGCCTTGGAATTCAGTACAATCTGGAGGAACCTCCTCATCCGGAAGAATACGCGAAAGCGATCCGGGAAGAACTTGGCAACCTCAACTGCACCTTGATCCTGGAGCCCGGTCGCGTTATAGTTGGGAACGCGGGAATTATGGTTACCAGGGTCCAATATACCAAAGAGGGGCCCACCAAAAAATTTGTGATCGTTGATGCCGGGATGAATGACCTTGCCCGCCCCAGTCTTTACGGTGCGTATCATGCAATTCTCGCGGTTGATGCAGCAAAGACAGATTATCAGGTGGCTGATGTGGTCGGTCCAATCTGCGAAACCGGCGATTTCCTGGCCCGCGACCAACAGGTCCCGGTCTGTGAGCAGGGAGATCTGCTGGCCGTGATGAGCGCAGGAGCCTACGGGTTCAGCATGTCATCCAATTACAACTCAAGGCCTCGGGCTGCCGAGATTCTGGTGGATGGTGAAACCTTCCATACCATCCGCCGCCGTGAGTCATACGAAACCCTTATCCGGGATGAAGCTATCCCGGATTTTCTCAAATAA
- the argH gene encoding argininosuccinate lyase, with protein MSDKLWGGRFSSRTAASVESFTASIDYDARLYRHDIMGSIAHARMLGRQGLISNEESSRIIAGLQEIEKEIEEGRFTFRPELEDIHMNIEKALVEKIGPAGMKLHTARSRNDQVALDIRLYLRDVIAEQTDLLIALQKAFVQLARKNLGVIMPGYTHLQRAQPVLLSHHLLAYFEMFGRDRQRLADCLKRVNIMPLGSAALAGTGLPIDRESVAAELGFPAVTANSMDTVGDRDFAIEFASAAALIQIHLSRLSEELVLWSSEEFSFVRLADSYCTGSSIMPQKKNPDIPELVRGKTGRVTGNLVSLLTIMKGLPLTYNRDLQEDKEPLFDTIDTVSACLSITAEMLNHTEFNTARLANAVSGGGYMTATDMADYLVGKNIPFREAHSIVGKSVAYCIDQGKDLTDLTLDELRVFSADIDEDIFVLLTVEGSVNSRTSTGGTSTSRVEKAVADAEKSLGL; from the coding sequence ATGTCCGACAAGCTCTGGGGAGGACGTTTTTCATCGCGAACCGCCGCCTCCGTTGAATCCTTTACCGCATCGATTGATTATGACGCCCGCCTCTACCGGCATGACATCATGGGCAGTATTGCCCACGCCCGGATGCTCGGCAGACAAGGATTGATCAGTAACGAAGAGAGCAGTCGGATCATAGCCGGCCTGCAGGAAATCGAAAAGGAGATCGAAGAAGGCAGGTTCACCTTCCGCCCTGAACTCGAAGATATTCACATGAATATCGAAAAAGCGCTGGTGGAAAAAATTGGCCCGGCAGGGATGAAACTGCATACCGCCAGAAGCAGAAACGATCAGGTGGCTCTTGATATCCGCCTCTATCTACGAGATGTAATTGCCGAGCAGACCGACCTGCTCATCGCTCTACAGAAGGCATTTGTGCAACTGGCCAGGAAAAATCTTGGCGTGATCATGCCGGGCTACACCCACCTCCAGAGGGCGCAACCCGTCCTTCTTTCCCATCATCTTCTCGCCTATTTCGAAATGTTCGGCCGTGACCGGCAGCGACTCGCCGATTGCCTGAAACGGGTGAATATCATGCCCCTCGGTTCTGCCGCACTGGCGGGAACAGGTCTACCCATTGACCGGGAATCAGTGGCAGCAGAACTTGGCTTTCCGGCCGTCACCGCCAACAGCATGGACACCGTCGGCGACCGGGATTTTGCCATTGAATTTGCCTCGGCGGCAGCGCTTATCCAAATTCACCTGAGCCGTTTGTCCGAGGAACTTGTTCTCTGGTCCAGTGAAGAATTTTCCTTTGTGAGGCTTGCCGACAGCTACTGCACCGGCAGCAGCATCATGCCGCAGAAGAAAAACCCGGACATCCCGGAGCTGGTGCGAGGGAAAACCGGGAGGGTCACCGGTAATCTGGTCTCCCTGCTGACCATCATGAAAGGGCTGCCGCTCACCTATAACCGTGACCTGCAGGAAGACAAGGAGCCTCTTTTTGACACCATCGACACGGTGAGCGCCTGTCTTTCAATTACCGCCGAAATGCTGAATCATACCGAATTCAACACCGCCCGGCTGGCAAATGCCGTCAGTGGCGGCGGGTACATGACGGCAACGGATATGGCCGACTATCTGGTGGGCAAAAACATCCCCTTCCGTGAAGCCCATTCCATCGTCGGCAAGAGTGTCGCCTACTGTATTGACCAGGGAAAGGACCTGACTGATCTCACCCTTGATGAACTGAGAGTTTTTTCTGCAGATATCGATGAAGATATTTTCGTCCTCCTGACTGTCGAGGGCTCTGTAAACAGCAGAACATCCACGGGAGGCACTTCAACAAGCCGGGTTGAAAAGGCAGTGGCCGATGCCGAAAAATCTCTGGGCCTGTAA
- a CDS encoding argininosuccinate synthase, producing MAADIKKIVLAYSGGLDTSVILKWLKEEYRCSVIAYAADVGQHEDWDKVREKGLATGAEKVIISDLREEFVRDYVFPAFRANAIYEGSYLLGTSLARPIIAKEQVRIAELENGDAVSHGATGKGNDQVRFELTYMALNPKLKIIAPWRTWDLNSRTKLMAYAEKHGIPVPTTKKNPYSSDENLLHISFEGGLLEDPWNEPEESMFKLSCSPEAAPDKPTYIEIDFAAGSPVAIDGEKLSPADLLARLNRLGGENGIGRLDLVENRFVGMKSRGVYETPGGTILRAAHRDLETITLDREVMKIRDSLVPRYSELIYNGFWFSPEMRLLQKTMDECQTMVNGVVRLKLYKGNCIPVGRKSINSLYQESFATFEEDNVYTQSDAGGFIRLNALRLTINALIQKNIG from the coding sequence ATGGCTGCTGACATCAAAAAAATCGTTCTGGCGTATTCAGGTGGCCTGGATACCTCGGTTATCCTCAAATGGCTGAAAGAAGAATACAGGTGTTCCGTCATCGCCTATGCCGCTGACGTCGGGCAGCATGAGGATTGGGACAAGGTCCGTGAAAAAGGGCTTGCCACCGGAGCGGAAAAAGTCATCATTTCCGACCTCAGGGAAGAGTTTGTCCGCGATTATGTTTTCCCCGCTTTCCGGGCCAATGCCATTTACGAGGGATCTTATCTGCTCGGCACCTCTCTGGCGAGACCGATTATTGCCAAGGAACAGGTCCGAATCGCCGAACTGGAAAATGGTGATGCGGTGAGCCATGGCGCCACCGGCAAGGGAAACGATCAGGTGCGTTTTGAACTCACCTATATGGCATTGAACCCGAAGTTGAAGATCATTGCCCCATGGCGCACCTGGGACCTTAACTCCCGGACCAAGCTGATGGCTTACGCAGAGAAACACGGGATCCCGGTTCCGACAACCAAAAAAAACCCATACAGTTCCGATGAAAATCTGCTGCACATCAGTTTTGAAGGAGGGCTGCTCGAAGACCCTTGGAATGAACCGGAGGAGAGCATGTTCAAGCTCAGCTGCTCACCCGAGGCCGCTCCGGATAAACCGACCTACATCGAGATTGACTTTGCTGCCGGCAGCCCGGTGGCCATTGATGGGGAGAAGCTTTCACCGGCTGATCTGCTGGCCCGGCTGAACCGACTGGGCGGCGAGAACGGAATCGGCCGCCTTGATCTGGTGGAAAATCGCTTCGTCGGCATGAAATCCCGCGGAGTTTACGAAACACCCGGCGGCACCATTCTCCGAGCCGCCCACCGCGATCTTGAAACCATCACCCTTGACCGGGAGGTCATGAAGATCCGGGACAGTCTGGTGCCCAGGTACTCCGAGCTCATCTATAACGGTTTCTGGTTCTCGCCGGAAATGAGGCTCCTGCAGAAGACCATGGATGAATGCCAGACAATGGTCAACGGGGTTGTACGGCTGAAACTGTACAAGGGAAACTGCATTCCCGTAGGCCGCAAATCGATCAACTCTCTCTACCAGGAAAGCTTTGCAACTTTTGAAGAGGACAATGTTTACACCCAATCGGACGCCGGCGGCTTTATTCGCCTGAACGCCCTGCGGCTCACCATCAATGCCCTGATCCAAAAAAACATAGGTTAA
- the argF gene encoding ornithine carbamoyltransferase yields MTRHLLSLWDFDKTQLTEYLDLALQLKGESTAGIRHQQLAGKIIGMVFEKPSTRTRVSFEAAMYGLGGQVIYLASKDTQLARNEPLKDMARVMDRYVDGLVVRTFGQEIVDELAKYSSIPVINALTDKHHPCQILSDVMTVIEKKGKIEDLNIAWVGDGNNMANSWIQAAGRLGFNLSLACPEGYEPDQEILAAAQAEGLGRIELMRDPVHAVRDADVINADVWASMGQESEYEARLKTFQKYQVNNTLLQEAKKDTIVLHCLPAHRGEEITDEVLEGPQCVAFDQAENKMHIHKAILALHLS; encoded by the coding sequence ATGACCCGACATCTTCTATCACTCTGGGACTTCGACAAGACACAGCTGACCGAGTATCTTGACCTCGCGCTGCAACTGAAAGGAGAAAGCACGGCGGGAATCCGCCACCAACAACTGGCAGGAAAAATCATCGGCATGGTGTTCGAGAAACCTTCAACCCGAACCAGAGTTTCTTTCGAGGCCGCCATGTACGGTCTTGGCGGCCAGGTGATCTATCTTGCCAGTAAGGATACCCAGCTGGCCCGCAACGAACCCCTGAAAGACATGGCCCGGGTCATGGACCGATATGTTGACGGCCTGGTGGTCAGAACCTTCGGCCAGGAGATCGTCGACGAACTGGCCAAGTACTCATCAATCCCGGTGATCAACGCCCTGACCGACAAACACCATCCCTGTCAGATCCTGAGCGATGTCATGACGGTGATCGAGAAGAAAGGGAAGATCGAAGACCTGAACATTGCCTGGGTGGGAGACGGCAACAACATGGCCAACTCATGGATCCAGGCAGCAGGGCGACTCGGTTTCAACCTCAGCCTTGCCTGCCCGGAAGGCTATGAACCCGATCAGGAAATCCTTGCTGCGGCTCAGGCTGAAGGTCTTGGCAGGATCGAATTGATGCGCGACCCGGTCCACGCGGTCAGAGATGCCGATGTAATCAATGCCGATGTCTGGGCCAGCATGGGCCAGGAGAGCGAATACGAGGCCCGGCTCAAGACATTTCAGAAATACCAGGTGAACAACACTCTGCTGCAGGAGGCAAAAAAGGACACCATCGTCCTTCACTGCCTGCCCGCCCACCGGGGAGAAGAGATCACCGATGAAGTTCTTGAAGGCCCGCAATGCGTGGCCTTTGACCAGGCTGAAAACAAAATGCACATCCACAAGGCAATCCTCGCCCTACATTTATCATAA
- a CDS encoding aspartate aminotransferase family protein: protein MNTYSRYPVAMVEGKGCRLKDAEGNEYLDFLSGIAVCSLGHCHPAVTQAICNQAGKLAHVSNLYHTLPQTELAELLIAHSFADRVFMCNSGAEANEAAIKLARKHGGEGRYEIISLESSFHGRTLAAIAATGQPKFHKGFEPLPIGFIHAPFGDIEALTNLVSAKTCAILCEPLQGEGGVRPLEKEYLAAIRALCNKHNLLLIFDEVQVGMGRTGTLFAYEQFGITPDVMTLAKAMANGLPIGAVLAREEVAASFDPGSHASTFGGNPIASAAATVVVKTLLAGDFLEQVREKGGYLAARLADLVSRYPEIAISVRGLGLIQGLVLSPEYICKGTEIINKLFARRILANFAGNKALRFLPPLIISHADIDILHHELDVIFSENH, encoded by the coding sequence ATGAATACCTACAGCCGCTATCCGGTGGCGATGGTCGAAGGAAAAGGCTGTCGGCTCAAAGATGCCGAAGGCAATGAATACCTCGACTTTCTCTCCGGGATTGCGGTCTGCAGCCTCGGCCACTGCCACCCGGCAGTCACGCAGGCCATCTGCAACCAGGCCGGGAAACTGGCTCATGTTTCGAACCTCTATCACACGCTGCCGCAGACAGAGCTTGCCGAATTGCTGATCGCACACTCATTTGCCGACCGGGTTTTCATGTGCAACAGCGGCGCCGAAGCCAATGAGGCCGCCATTAAACTTGCCCGCAAACACGGCGGTGAAGGCCGGTATGAGATTATTTCCCTTGAGAGTTCCTTTCACGGCCGGACCCTGGCAGCCATTGCCGCCACCGGCCAACCAAAATTCCACAAAGGTTTCGAACCGCTGCCGATCGGCTTCATCCATGCTCCCTTTGGTGATATCGAAGCTCTGACGAATCTTGTTTCCGCGAAAACCTGCGCTATCCTCTGTGAGCCTTTACAGGGAGAAGGCGGGGTTCGCCCCCTGGAGAAAGAATATCTTGCGGCGATCCGTGCCCTCTGTAACAAGCATAACCTGCTGCTGATCTTTGATGAGGTGCAGGTCGGCATGGGCCGAACCGGGACCCTCTTTGCCTATGAACAATTCGGAATCACTCCCGATGTCATGACCCTTGCCAAAGCCATGGCCAACGGCCTGCCCATCGGCGCAGTGCTTGCCAGAGAAGAGGTGGCGGCATCATTTGATCCGGGAAGCCACGCTTCAACGTTCGGTGGCAACCCCATTGCTTCTGCGGCAGCCACGGTGGTGGTAAAAACCCTGCTGGCCGGAGATTTCCTTGAACAGGTTCGAGAAAAAGGCGGATATCTTGCCGCCAGGCTTGCCGACCTGGTCTCCCGCTACCCGGAAATCGCCATCAGCGTTCGCGGCCTCGGCCTGATCCAGGGGCTGGTCCTCTCACCGGAGTATATCTGCAAAGGAACGGAGATCATCAACAAGTTGTTCGCACGACGGATCCTGGCCAATTTCGCCGGCAACAAGGCATTGCGTTTCCTGCCACCGCTGATCATCAGCCATGCGGACATCGACATCCTCCACCATGAGCTGGACGTGATCTTTTCTGAAAATCACTAA
- the argB gene encoding acetylglutamate kinase has product MQKIIEKAKILIEALPYIKEFSGRKIVIKYGGHAMVDEELKKNFALDMILMKYIGLNPIIVHGGGPQINKFLAKMNIKSDYVQGMRVTDGATMDVVEMVLVGKVNKEIVGLINYYGGKAVGLSGRDGDLIKAKKMQIMKDQVDTAPPELIDLGRVGEVTEVNPDILNTIDARDFIPVIAPVGVGPDGQSYNINADLVAGALAANLNAAKLILLTDVDGVLDTDRNLISTLTCSEVDLAIKSGLVTGGMIPKVSCCRDVVRAGVPKAHIIDGRLEHAVLLELFTNEGIGTEIVA; this is encoded by the coding sequence ATGCAAAAGATTATCGAAAAAGCCAAAATCCTGATCGAGGCCCTTCCCTATATCAAGGAGTTTTCAGGTCGCAAAATTGTCATCAAATACGGCGGCCACGCCATGGTCGATGAAGAACTGAAAAAAAACTTCGCCCTGGACATGATCCTGATGAAATACATCGGTCTGAATCCGATTATTGTTCACGGTGGCGGCCCGCAGATCAACAAATTTCTGGCCAAAATGAACATCAAGTCCGATTACGTTCAGGGGATGCGGGTCACCGACGGCGCCACCATGGATGTGGTTGAAATGGTTCTGGTCGGCAAGGTCAACAAGGAGATTGTCGGTCTGATCAACTACTACGGCGGCAAGGCAGTGGGCCTTTCCGGCCGCGACGGCGATCTGATCAAGGCCAAAAAAATGCAGATCATGAAAGACCAGGTTGACACTGCCCCCCCGGAGCTCATTGACCTCGGGCGGGTCGGTGAAGTAACCGAGGTGAACCCGGACATCTTGAACACTATTGATGCACGCGATTTCATTCCGGTAATCGCCCCGGTGGGCGTCGGCCCGGATGGCCAGTCATACAATATCAACGCCGATCTGGTGGCGGGAGCCCTGGCCGCGAACCTGAATGCCGCAAAGCTCATTCTCCTGACCGATGTCGACGGTGTCTTGGACACGGATCGCAACCTGATCTCAACGCTGACCTGCAGTGAAGTTGACCTGGCAATTAAATCCGGCCTGGTCACCGGCGGGATGATCCCGAAAGTCTCCTGCTGCCGTGACGTGGTCAGGGCGGGAGTCCCCAAAGCCCACATCATCGACGGCCGGCTTGAACATGCCGTTCTCCTGGAACTGTTCACCAATGAAGGAATCGGCACGGAGATAGTGGCGTGA
- the lptA gene encoding lipopolysaccharide transport periplasmic protein LptA has translation MGLVNKKICIPVLLTACFLAVQNVRAVTAGDKGSSGPIHIEADRMESEQNKSTVRFFGNVEARQVDLVIRSDEMTVQYKKDEAGDEAPVAAAATKSIEKLLATGHVEIIREGWAATGDKVDYFSSERKVVLTGNTRVWQDNNMVTGERITLYLDEGKSIVENKGDTEGGRVKAFFYPDSGPGK, from the coding sequence ATGGGTCTGGTGAACAAAAAAATATGTATCCCGGTGCTGCTTACGGCCTGTTTTCTGGCAGTCCAGAATGTGAGAGCGGTAACCGCCGGCGACAAGGGTTCCAGCGGACCGATTCATATCGAAGCTGATCGGATGGAGTCGGAGCAGAACAAGAGCACCGTTCGTTTTTTCGGCAATGTTGAAGCGCGGCAGGTTGATCTTGTCATTCGTTCTGACGAAATGACCGTCCAGTATAAAAAGGATGAGGCCGGAGATGAGGCTCCTGTTGCGGCTGCAGCAACCAAGTCCATTGAAAAGTTGCTGGCAACGGGGCATGTCGAGATTATCAGGGAGGGTTGGGCGGCCACCGGTGACAAGGTGGATTATTTTTCAAGTGAACGAAAGGTTGTCCTGACCGGCAATACCAGAGTCTGGCAGGACAACAACATGGTGACCGGGGAAAGGATCACCCTCTATCTTGACGAGGGCAAAAGCATCGTCGAAAACAAGGGAGACACAGAGGGGGGCAGGGTCAAGGCTTTTTTCTATCCCGACTCCGGCCCCGGTAAATGA
- the lptB gene encoding LPS export ABC transporter ATP-binding protein has protein sequence MIKEFQLSVLETKSIVKQYKKRRVVDGISLKVETGKVVGMLGPNGAGKTTSFYTIAGFIRPDSGAVLLDGEDITSLPIHKRALKGISYLAQDSSVFKKLTVEENVRIVLEPLGLSRKEIRNRIDQLMGDLKIGYLAKNKAHSLSGGERRRTEIMRALATNPKFILLDEPFAGIDPLSVTDLQQIITDLKERGLGVLISDHNVRETLSVCDFAYIVSSGRILTSGRAEEVVNSDEARQMYLGENFKM, from the coding sequence ATGATAAAGGAATTTCAATTGTCGGTTCTCGAAACGAAGTCCATCGTCAAGCAGTATAAAAAAAGGCGGGTGGTTGATGGTATCAGCCTCAAGGTGGAAACCGGAAAGGTTGTCGGCATGCTCGGTCCCAACGGTGCGGGGAAAACCACGTCGTTTTATACCATAGCCGGATTTATCAGGCCTGATTCCGGGGCGGTGTTGTTGGATGGCGAGGACATTACTTCACTGCCGATCCACAAGAGGGCGCTGAAGGGCATCTCATACCTGGCCCAGGATTCCTCGGTGTTCAAGAAATTGACCGTTGAGGAAAATGTGCGGATTGTTCTCGAACCCCTTGGTCTTTCCAGAAAGGAGATCCGTAACCGGATCGACCAGCTGATGGGTGATCTGAAGATCGGCTATCTCGCCAAGAACAAGGCCCATTCACTGTCCGGAGGGGAAAGACGCCGGACCGAGATCATGCGGGCCCTTGCCACCAACCCGAAATTCATTCTCCTGGATGAACCGTTTGCCGGGATAGATCCTCTGTCGGTCACCGACCTGCAACAGATCATTACCGACCTTAAAGAGCGAGGTCTCGGGGTACTCATCTCCGACCACAATGTGCGGGAGACCCTGTCGGTTTGTGATTTTGCCTATATCGTCAGCAGCGGTCGGATTCTTACCAGCGGCAGGGCGGAGGAAGTAGTGAACAGTGATGAGGCAAGACAGATGTACCTCGGGGAAAATTTTAAAATGTAA